The region TATTTGATGCCATTTTTATGGCTTATAAGGAGTTCTTTCATGACAACTGGCCAGATTTTCCGAATGCCCCTTGAGTGGATGCCTAAACCTTTCAAATGGCAGAATTACCCTCAGGCTCTCACTGCTATGCCTTTTTTCCGTTATTTGTTCAACACACTTATAGTTTTATTTTTTGTGGAAGCGGGAACGTTACTCACAGCACCTATGGCTGCTTTTGCTTTTTGCAGACTGCGCTGGCGAGGAAGAGATCTAATGTTTTTCATAATATTAACTTCATTGATGATTCCTTATGCTGTTACGTTGATACCGACATTTATTCTCTGGAAAACACTTGGTGGGGTTAATACATATTTACCGTTGACGGTTCCGGCGTGGTTTGGAGGGGGAGCTTATAACATATTTTTGCTCAGACAGTTTTTTGCAGGTCTCCCAATTGAACTTGATGAAGCTGCTTATCTTGACGGAGCCACACCGTGGAATGTTTTGTGGAAAATAATCGTTCCACTATCTAAACCGGCTTTGATTACCGTTGCTGTGTTTACATTCCTTGGAGTTTGGGGAGATTTGATGGGACCTATAATTTATCTGAATGATGCAAAAAAATACACACTCGCTGTCGGACTTACTATATTTCGTGGTGCTTATAGTACAAAATGGAATTTACTTATGGCAGCTTCAGCCGTTATCATGGTCCCGCCAATTATTCTGTATTTCATTGGTCAGAGATACTTCCAGCGCGGTATAGTCATGACTGGTATGAAATAAAGGAGGCGACCTTTATGGATAATAAACAAGTGATCAGAACTGAGAAAAGCCCATATTC is a window of Pseudothermotoga elfii DSM 9442 = NBRC 107921 DNA encoding:
- a CDS encoding carbohydrate ABC transporter permease, with protein sequence MISTVGRKSNYLTGRIIVFVILVMGAIIYLMPFLWLIRSSFMTTGQIFRMPLEWMPKPFKWQNYPQALTAMPFFRYLFNTLIVLFFVEAGTLLTAPMAAFAFCRLRWRGRDLMFFIILTSLMIPYAVTLIPTFILWKTLGGVNTYLPLTVPAWFGGGAYNIFLLRQFFAGLPIELDEAAYLDGATPWNVLWKIIVPLSKPALITVAVFTFLGVWGDLMGPIIYLNDAKKYTLAVGLTIFRGAYSTKWNLLMAASAVIMVPPIILYFIGQRYFQRGIVMTGMK